Proteins encoded within one genomic window of Flavobacterium gilvum:
- a CDS encoding ribosomal maturation YjgA family protein: protein MNNTTNPKMLTFNKTYFIYTILIFLVEVLIALFVNDSFIRPYLGDVLVVILVYCFIKSFLKLPVLPVAIFVLIFSFTVEFLQLFNIVEKLHLEQSKIARIVIGTSFSWIDLLTYIIGVAIVLLVEKYWLKNT from the coding sequence ATGAATAATACGACAAATCCCAAAATGCTCACATTCAACAAAACCTACTTCATCTATACCATCTTAATTTTTCTGGTAGAAGTTTTAATTGCACTTTTCGTGAACGACAGTTTTATCAGACCATATCTCGGAGATGTTTTGGTGGTGATTCTAGTTTATTGTTTCATAAAATCGTTTCTCAAATTGCCTGTTTTGCCTGTTGCAATTTTTGTATTAATCTTTTCTTTCACTGTAGAATTTCTTCAATTATTTAATATTGTCGAAAAGCTACATTTGGAACAATCAAAAATCGCGCGAATAGTCATAGGAACCTCATTCTCCTGGATTGATTTACTGACTTATATTATCGGAGTTGCAATTGTTCTTCTTGTCGAGAAGTATTGGCTCAAAAACACTTAA
- a CDS encoding molybdopterin molybdotransferase MoeA: protein MISVQEAFSILEHNLPALHKVALPLFKARKHILAESLFSPINMPPFRQSAMDGYALCLHNALVYEIVGEVKAGDSHLVELLPGQAVKIFTGAAVPNSAQAVIQIEKVSANGTQLLLEELVSPDTNVRPIGEQISKGDLALEKGTLLNAAAIGFLVGLGFTNISVYQKPRVGIVVTGNELSKPGTPLEYGKVYESNGIMLQSALADAFYDEVTLYEVNDDFENTKSKLQDALTSNDLVLVSGGISVGDYDFVARALKELQVETLFYKVNQKPGKPLFAGKRNDKMVFALPGNPAACLTCFYVYVLPTLDIMSGAEANYQQAVLLSIGHDYEVKNTRSQFLKANISNGEAEILTHQNSSMLNSFSVSNGLVYVPNGHYELKKGDTVEVYLL, encoded by the coding sequence CGAGTCTCTTTTTTCGCCCATCAATATGCCGCCTTTTCGACAATCGGCGATGGATGGTTATGCGTTGTGTCTGCACAATGCTTTGGTTTATGAAATTGTTGGCGAAGTAAAAGCCGGGGATTCACATCTAGTCGAATTACTTCCCGGGCAAGCAGTGAAAATTTTTACCGGAGCAGCAGTACCAAATTCAGCTCAGGCCGTAATCCAGATTGAAAAGGTTTCGGCAAACGGAACACAATTATTGTTGGAAGAATTGGTCTCCCCTGATACGAATGTTCGTCCCATTGGTGAACAAATTTCAAAAGGTGATTTGGCGCTCGAAAAAGGAACTTTGCTGAACGCTGCCGCCATTGGTTTCTTGGTAGGACTTGGTTTTACGAACATTAGTGTATATCAAAAACCAAGAGTGGGAATTGTGGTTACCGGAAACGAATTGTCAAAACCCGGAACACCACTTGAATATGGAAAAGTGTATGAAAGCAACGGAATTATGCTGCAATCGGCATTAGCTGATGCGTTTTATGATGAAGTGACTTTGTATGAAGTCAATGATGATTTTGAAAATACCAAAAGCAAACTGCAAGACGCATTGACAAGTAATGATTTGGTGTTGGTTTCTGGCGGAATATCAGTAGGAGATTACGATTTTGTGGCTCGTGCTTTAAAAGAACTTCAAGTAGAAACTTTATTTTATAAAGTCAATCAAAAACCGGGAAAACCTTTGTTTGCAGGTAAACGGAATGATAAAATGGTTTTTGCTTTACCGGGAAATCCAGCCGCCTGTCTGACTTGTTTTTATGTGTATGTTTTGCCTACTTTGGACATCATGTCTGGTGCGGAGGCGAATTATCAACAAGCCGTTTTGCTTTCAATCGGCCACGATTATGAAGTAAAAAATACCCGTTCGCAGTTCTTGAAAGCGAACATCAGTAATGGGGAAGCCGAGATTTTGACACATCAAAACTCATCTATGCTCAATTCTTTCTCAGTCTCAAACGGATTGGTATATGTTCCGAACGGGCATTACGAATTGAAAAAAGGAGATACCGTTGAGGTATATTTGCTGTAA